GGGCTGTTCGTATATTTCTTTGAGCATAAAATGGTCGTAACCACTTTTTTCGATTTGGTCTAAACTCATTTTGAGTTCAGTAATATATGGGTCAACTAATTTGTCATCTTTTATTTTTCTTATTTTGGGTTCTCTGCCTAGTCTTATCACGCCCATTTACCCGTCTTCAAGATAAATGGCTGATTTTGTGTATTCTATAAAAGGCGAAGCATCAGAGGCAATAAAGTATTCATCATCGCCTACACCAATAGCTAAAGGACTTCCTAATCTAGCAACCACAATTTCGTTTGGTTTTTCTTTATCAAAAACGGCTATTGCATAAGCACCAACAGTCTGATTTAAAGCAATTTGAACAGCTTTGCCTAACTTGACATCTTCTTTAGTCATCACTTCTTCAATAAGATTGACTAAAACTTCTGTGTCGGTTTCTGATTTGAAATTGTATCCTCTATTCTCTAATACTTTTTTTATAGCATCATAATTTTCTATTATTCCATTATGAATGATAGCTAATCGACCTGAGTTTGAAAGATGAGGATGAGAGTTAAGGTCGTTTGGTTTTCCATGAGTTGCCCACCTTGTGTGACCAATACCGACTTTACCTTTACTGAAGTGTTCTTTTTTGCATTTGAGATTTAGTTCGGCAACTTTTCCTTTGGTTTTGCAAATGTTTAAATTTTGACCGTCATAAAGAGCTATTCCAGCAGAATCATAGCCTCTATATTCAAGTCGTTGAAGACCTTTTAGTATAATCTCATAAGCATCTTGGTGTCCAATATATCCAACAATTCCACACATAATAATAGTTTAGGTTAGTTATTAATTAATTAGGTTCAGTATAATATATTTGAAGTTTTAATCTTTTCTCTTCATCTGCAGATAGATTGCCGTGAAATACGGTTCCTCTTGGCGTAGATATTGAGCTTTCAATATAGGTTTCAACTTGGTCGAGTTGACTGTCGCGTATGTCTAATATTCTAGCTTGATTTACATTTTGCGTAACAACAACTCCTATTTTGGTACTAGTAGAATCGTTGTTGATAATATTATTGATATGATTTGTAAGTCTTATTTTATAAAAAGCATTGCCATTTTCATCTTCTTGCAATGGACCTAAATGATTTAACCGCGAAATAAGAGGATTGTTACTTGCACTAGGGTCTAAACTATAGTCAACCAAAACTCTGTTATGGTCAGCATCAAAAACAAGTATCCTTTGGGGTTTATTAACTTGAGTATTTGCTAAATTTTCATTCACATAAAAAATTAAATTAGCTTCGTTAATCAACCAATTGTTTTGTCTTAACTGATCAATTTCATCTGCAACACCATTGCCGTCGTTATCAGGACCATTAAAAGGATCTACAATTGTTACTATACCTTGACCGCCTTTTACAAATAGATTTTCTTCACCGTTGATAGTGTCTTGTAAAGCTAAATCTATGGTGTTATCATTTTCGTAAAAGTTAATAATATTACCAGAAAAATTTAGATTAAATTTATTAAAGGTTTCTATTAATTCGTTGTTATTTTCAACTTCCAAACTTGGTGCTGGTCTTAAAGATTTGTAATACAATGTGATTTTTGCATCTTGATTGTTTAAATTGAGATTGATCATTGCACCGCCATTGGTATGTTGCTCAGTTTTGATGTAAAGTCCTCTCAAAAAGTTTTTAAAACTACTTTGGCTAACCAAATTAACCGTATTTTGATTGTTTAATATTTTTTCTTGAAAAAATTCATTTGGGAGTTTGATTCTTATTCTAGGCGAAACTCTAAGGGTATCAACATTTGTGGTGTCAATTTGGTCAAAGAGAATTTGAGTCTCAGTTAATTCTGAGGGTGTTATTTGTTCAGAAACTATTAATGGATTACTCTCTATATTGTTTTCAAACTCTGAAAATTGGTCTGAATAATAACGCTGAGGAGTTTCAAACTCTCCATTTTCACTAGGGTCAATATCATTCAAAAATTGATTAGATTCAAAAATAGAAATTTTGAAACTGCCATCTCCAAAAACAGAATCAAGCTGATAAGTATTTGTTTCTATCAGTGAACTGTATAGAGGTAATGTAAACACTACACTATCTAAAACTGGATCTTGACCAAAATCAGGGTTAGTGTTTTGAAGTTCTAATTGTGTTAAAATGCTAACTTCTGAGCTTCCAAAAACTGGATCTTGATAGTTTCCTAGAAGATAGTTATTTAAAGTATTAGACTGTACTGATAATATATTGTCACTATAAGTTGCTAAATTTTGTACGACATAGGGCTCTGGTAAATTCAAGCTATTAATAAAACCACTCCCTAAGGTGGTAAAATCATCTTCACAGGAGGTGAAAACGAATAAGACAAAAACAAGACCAATAGTAATTTTAATTTTCGTTTTCAGTTTAATCAATCTCTTCATTTAAAATATCTTTTAAGTAATAATCTTGATAGGCTTGAGTAAATTCTTCAATTGAGCGATAATTTAATACGGGTTTATCTTGACTTTTGATAAAATTTTGTATTTCATTAGATAATTCTTCAGCGCCAATTATAATACCATCTGAATAACTAATCGCTAATTTTATCAAATTATTATAATTTGGTGTTTTTAAAAATTCTACTTTATCAGCATCAATACCATCAAACATCACTTTTTTGATCATATTTTGGCTTAGTTGATTCTCAAAACTGTTATTATAAACTGAAGTAACAATTTTTGAAGTATTAAAAAGCGGTTCATTGCCATAATAATTTCTAAGATAAAGCGGAAGTAGTGATGCCATCCAACCATTAACATGAATGATATCTGGAGCCCAGTTCAGTTTTTTGACGGTTTCTATAACTCCTTTTGCAAAAAAAATAGCCCGTTCATCATTGTCTTCAAAAAGCTCAACTTCCTCATCGCTATACATCGCTTTGCGTTTAAAATAGTCTTCATTATCAATAAAATACACTTGCATTCGTTCCTTAGGTATAGAAGCAACTTTTATGATAAGTGGCATATCTAAATCATTAACCACCATATTAAGCCCTGACAATCTGATAACCTCGTGAAGTTGATGTCTTCTTTCGTTGATGTTGCCAAAACGTGGCATAAAAATTCGAGTTTGTCCTCCTACAGAATTTATCATTTTTGGAACTTCAAAAGACATGGTGGACATATCATTTTCTGGGAGATAAGGAACAACTTCTGATGAAACAAAAAGAACGCGTTTATCTTTCATAGAAACTTATTTAAATTCTTTTGGAGATTTTGAAAATGCAAATTTACAAAAATTTATGTGGATTAAGCTTAAAATGTTAGTTTTGCACTAAAATTAAATAGAGGTCTGTGCTTTTAAAGTCAAGTTTAGATATTCAAAAATCCATTGGTAAAGGGCAACCAAAAATGCTTGGTTTAGTTCCTACAATGGGAGCATTGCATGATGGTCATTTATCACTCATAAGCAAAGCAAAATCAGAGTGTGATATAACGGTAGTTTCTATATTTGTAAACCCCACACAATTCAACAATCCTAAAGATTTATCAAATTACCCTAGAAATCTTGAACAAGACGTGGAAGCTATAAAGCAACTTGGGCGTGATATTTTGATATATGCACCTGATGTTGATGATATTTACCCTAATGGCCCACAAACAGAAAATTTTGATTTTGGGATAATATCAAAATA
This genomic window from Flavobacterium sp. CS20 contains:
- a CDS encoding DUF4270 domain-containing protein; this encodes MKRLIKLKTKIKITIGLVFVLFVFTSCEDDFTTLGSGFINSLNLPEPYVVQNLATYSDNILSVQSNTLNNYLLGNYQDPVFGSSEVSILTQLELQNTNPDFGQDPVLDSVVFTLPLYSSLIETNTYQLDSVFGDGSFKISIFESNQFLNDIDPSENGEFETPQRYYSDQFSEFENNIESNPLIVSEQITPSELTETQILFDQIDTTNVDTLRVSPRIRIKLPNEFFQEKILNNQNTVNLVSQSSFKNFLRGLYIKTEQHTNGGAMINLNLNNQDAKITLYYKSLRPAPSLEVENNNELIETFNKFNLNFSGNIINFYENDNTIDLALQDTINGEENLFVKGGQGIVTIVDPFNGPDNDGNGVADEIDQLRQNNWLINEANLIFYVNENLANTQVNKPQRILVFDADHNRVLVDYSLDPSASNNPLISRLNHLGPLQEDENGNAFYKIRLTNHINNIINNDSTSTKIGVVVTQNVNQARILDIRDSQLDQVETYIESSISTPRGTVFHGNLSADEEKRLKLQIYYTEPN
- a CDS encoding glycogen/starch synthase, yielding MKDKRVLFVSSEVVPYLPENDMSTMSFEVPKMINSVGGQTRIFMPRFGNINERRHQLHEVIRLSGLNMVVNDLDMPLIIKVASIPKERMQVYFIDNEDYFKRKAMYSDEEVELFEDNDERAIFFAKGVIETVKKLNWAPDIIHVNGWMASLLPLYLRNYYGNEPLFNTSKIVTSVYNNSFENQLSQNMIKKVMFDGIDADKVEFLKTPNYNNLIKLAISYSDGIIIGAEELSNEIQNFIKSQDKPVLNYRSIEEFTQAYQDYYLKDILNEEID